One genomic segment of Fusobacterium nucleatum includes these proteins:
- a CDS encoding prenyltransferase, producing MKNNHLTVKLALQLAAPHTWIASIGPVLFGILFCKLERYPLSFWKSILLIFTCIFMQSSVNTFNDYMDYIKGNDSKKDYVEESDAVLIYNSINPKQVLILGIIYLILGAILGIIACIQSGFLPLGIGCIGGIVILLYSGGPFPISYLPIGEIVSGFVMGILIPLGVAAVSDGKLHNEILLYAFPLMIGIALIMMTNNGCDIEKDLQAKRYTLAVLLGRKNIKNLYHILIVIWLLVISGLSIYLLGMVGYITPVLILLGYRCFKFLIKSELLACKRIEQMKNIVKANIIVNVAYFTAILTKIIMELM from the coding sequence ATGAAAAATAATCATCTCACAGTAAAACTAGCTCTCCAATTAGCAGCCCCTCATACTTGGATTGCTTCAATTGGACCTGTTCTTTTTGGAATATTATTCTGTAAATTAGAAAGATATCCTTTAAGCTTTTGGAAAAGTATTTTACTGATTTTTACTTGTATCTTTATGCAATCTTCTGTCAACACTTTTAATGATTATATGGATTATATCAAGGGTAATGACAGTAAAAAAGATTATGTAGAAGAAAGTGATGCAGTTTTAATCTATAATTCTATTAATCCTAAACAGGTTCTTATTCTTGGAATTATCTATTTAATCTTAGGTGCTATATTAGGGATAATTGCTTGTATACAAAGTGGATTTTTACCATTAGGAATCGGATGTATTGGCGGAATTGTTATTCTTCTATATTCAGGAGGACCTTTTCCAATTTCTTATCTTCCAATAGGAGAGATTGTTTCAGGTTTTGTAATGGGGATTCTAATTCCTTTAGGAGTGGCAGCAGTTTCTGATGGAAAATTGCATAATGAAATTTTACTGTATGCCTTTCCATTAATGATAGGAATTGCATTGATTATGATGACTAATAATGGATGTGATATTGAAAAAGATTTGCAGGCTAAACGCTATACTTTGGCAGTTCTTCTTGGAAGAAAAAATATAAAAAATCTTTATCATATCTTAATTGTAATATGGTTATTAGTAATAAGTGGTCTATCTATTTATCTGTTAGGAATGGTAGGCTATATCACTCCTGTACTTATTTTATTGGGATATAGATGTTTTAAGTTTCTTATAAAGTCTGAGTTGTTAGCTTGCAAAAGAATAGAACAAATGAAAAATATTGTAAAAGCAAATATTATTGTAAATGTAGCTTATTTTACTGCTATTTTAACAAAAATAATTATGGAACTGATGTAA
- a CDS encoding polyprenyl synthetase family protein — protein sequence MIEILLKEWIERVKYYIHLIADYSIKESQVGAVLDDVLNLSGKMLRSKLLLLCAFLGINWKNNKEKICKLAAMVELTHLASLIHDDIVDDSPYRRGKVSIQGKYGKDAAVFAGDFLIARIFYYGAVENLNEAVSILSKTVEYMCIGEIEQDLCRYQEDISENKYFENIERKTAALFQAACYIGAKESGCSEEIIQKLELFVKNLGLMFQLKDDILDFTSSSKELGKETHKDFQNGIYTFPVIMALKNPKAQEVLLPIMRKNREEKLSLAEILQLQNYIIQFGGIEASYQKIKYLSTINRQMIKELGENSEITPYLEKMLNDLEVKK from the coding sequence TTGATAGAAATATTACTGAAAGAGTGGATAGAGCGGGTAAAATATTACATTCATTTAATTGCAGATTATTCCATAAAAGAAAGTCAAGTTGGAGCTGTTTTGGATGATGTTCTCAATTTATCAGGAAAGATGCTTCGCTCAAAACTTTTGTTATTATGTGCATTTTTAGGTATAAATTGGAAAAATAATAAAGAAAAAATTTGTAAACTAGCTGCAATGGTAGAACTAACTCATCTTGCTTCTTTGATACATGATGATATTGTAGATGATTCTCCTTACAGGAGAGGAAAAGTATCTATACAAGGAAAATATGGAAAAGATGCAGCAGTATTTGCAGGAGATTTCTTGATAGCTAGAATCTTTTACTATGGAGCTGTGGAAAATTTGAATGAAGCCGTTTCTATTTTATCAAAAACTGTGGAATATATGTGTATAGGCGAGATAGAACAAGATCTTTGTCGTTATCAAGAAGATATAAGTGAAAATAAATATTTTGAAAATATTGAAAGAAAGACAGCAGCACTTTTTCAAGCAGCTTGTTATATAGGTGCTAAAGAATCTGGTTGTTCAGAAGAAATTATTCAAAAATTAGAATTATTTGTAAAAAATTTAGGATTGATGTTTCAATTAAAAGATGACATTTTGGATTTTACTTCCAGTTCAAAAGAGTTAGGTAAGGAAACTCACAAGGATTTTCAAAATGGAATCTATACTTTTCCAGTGATTATGGCATTAAAAAATCCAAAAGCTCAAGAAGTTTTACTACCCATTATGAGGAAAAATAGAGAAGAAAAATTATCTCTTGCAGAAATTCTCCAATTACAAAATTATATTATTCAATTTGGTGGAATAGAAGCAAGTTATCAAAAAATTAAATATCTCTCTACAATTAACAGACAAATGATAAAAGAATTAGGAGAAAATTCAGAAATAACTCCTTACTTAGAGAAAATGTTGAATGATTTGGAAGTAAAAAAATGA
- the ldhH gene encoding L-lactate dehydrogenase (quinone) large subunit LdhH, with protein MASEDLKKEIQFALENATLGRTLGNFCKTYPARREKSYAGVDFQKTREKIAEVKSYAAEHIDEMIAEFTTNCEARGGHVYHAKSTEDAMEWIRQLVKEKGVKTIVKSKSMASEEIKMNHVLTDDGVLVQETDLGEFIIALEGNTPVHMVMPALHLNKEQVADLFTDYTKVKNNPIISEEVKTARRVMRDKFTHADMGVSGANVAVAETGTVFTMTNEGNGRMVGTLPPIHLYVFGIEKFVKSLSDARYIFKALPRNGTAQRITSYISMYTGACEVTTNKETDEKCKKDFYCVILDDPGRREILAEPEFREIFNCIRCGACLDVCPAFALVGGHVYGSNVYTGGIGTMLTHFLVSEERAAEIQNICLQCGRCNEVCGGGLHISDMIMKLREKNMKDNPDALKKFALDAVSDRKLFHSMLRIASVAQGMFTKGEPMIRHLPMFLSGMTKGRSFPAIAQVPLRDFFHTIKQDVKNPKGTVAIFAGCLLDFVYTDLARAVVANMNSIGYKVEMPLGQACCGCPATNMGDTENARKEAEINIDGMESEKYDYVVSACPSCTHQLHLYPTFFEEGTEMHKRAKELAEKTSDFCKLFYELGGMAETGDGKPMKVTYHDSCHLKRSLKVSKEQRELLKNTKGVEFVEMNDCDNCCGFGGSYSLLYPEISAPILEKKIQNIKESGADVVALDCPGCLMQIKGGLDARGIDDIKVKHTAEIIAEKRGLI; from the coding sequence ATGGCTAGTGAAGATTTAAAAAAGGAGATACAATTTGCATTAGAAAATGCTACCCTTGGAAGAACACTTGGAAATTTTTGTAAAACATACCCTGCTAGAAGAGAAAAATCTTATGCTGGGGTTGATTTTCAAAAAACTAGAGAAAAAATTGCAGAAGTAAAATCTTATGCAGCAGAGCATATTGATGAAATGATAGCTGAATTCACAACTAATTGTGAAGCAAGAGGCGGGCATGTTTATCATGCTAAAAGTACAGAAGATGCAATGGAATGGATTCGTCAATTGGTAAAAGAAAAAGGAGTAAAAACAATTGTAAAATCAAAATCTATGGCTTCTGAAGAAATTAAGATGAATCATGTACTTACAGATGATGGTGTTTTGGTTCAAGAAACAGACCTTGGAGAATTTATAATTGCTTTGGAAGGAAATACTCCTGTGCATATGGTTATGCCAGCACTACACTTGAATAAAGAACAAGTAGCTGATCTTTTTACTGATTACACAAAAGTAAAAAATAACCCAATTATTTCAGAAGAAGTAAAGACAGCTAGAAGAGTGATGAGAGATAAATTTACTCATGCAGATATGGGAGTTTCTGGAGCAAATGTAGCAGTTGCAGAAACAGGAACTGTATTTACAATGACAAATGAAGGAAATGGGCGTATGGTAGGAACTTTACCTCCAATTCATTTATATGTTTTTGGAATTGAAAAGTTTGTAAAATCTTTGTCTGATGCTCGTTATATTTTTAAAGCATTACCTAGAAATGGAACAGCTCAAAGAATTACATCATATATTTCTATGTACACTGGAGCTTGTGAAGTAACAACTAATAAAGAAACAGATGAAAAATGTAAAAAAGATTTTTATTGTGTTATCTTAGATGATCCAGGCCGTAGAGAAATTTTAGCAGAACCAGAATTTCGTGAAATATTTAATTGTATTAGATGTGGAGCTTGTTTAGATGTTTGTCCTGCATTTGCTTTGGTAGGAGGACATGTTTATGGTTCTAATGTTTACACAGGTGGAATCGGAACAATGCTAACTCACTTTTTAGTATCAGAGGAAAGAGCTGCTGAAATTCAAAATATCTGTCTACAATGTGGAAGATGTAATGAAGTTTGTGGTGGAGGCTTACATATCTCTGATATGATTATGAAATTGCGTGAAAAGAATATGAAAGATAATCCAGATGCTTTAAAGAAATTTGCATTAGATGCTGTGTCAGATCGTAAATTATTCCATTCTATGCTTCGTATTGCTTCTGTTGCACAAGGAATGTTTACAAAGGGAGAACCTATGATTCGTCATCTACCAATGTTTTTATCTGGAATGACAAAAGGTAGAAGTTTCCCAGCAATCGCACAAGTGCCTTTAAGAGATTTTTTCCATACAATAAAACAAGATGTAAAAAATCCAAAAGGAACAGTAGCTATTTTTGCAGGATGTCTATTAGATTTTGTTTATACAGATCTTGCAAGAGCAGTAGTAGCAAATATGAATTCTATTGGATATAAAGTAGAAATGCCATTAGGACAAGCTTGTTGTGGATGTCCAGCAACAAATATGGGAGATACAGAAAATGCTAGAAAAGAAGCTGAAATTAATATCGACGGAATGGAATCTGAAAAATATGATTATGTTGTAAGTGCTTGTCCATCTTGTACACATCAATTACATCTGTATCCAACTTTCTTTGAAGAAGGAACAGAAATGCACAAAAGAGCAAAAGAATTAGCAGAGAAAACTTCTGATTTTTGTAAATTATTCTATGAACTTGGAGGAATGGCAGAAACTGGAGATGGAAAACCAATGAAAGTTACTTATCATGATTCTTGCCATTTAAAGAGAAGTTTAAAAGTTTCAAAAGAACAAAGAGAGTTATTAAAAAATACTAAAGGTGTTGAATTTGTAGAAATGAATGACTGTGACAACTGTTGTGGTTTTGGAGGTTCTTACAGTTTATTATATCCTGAAATTTCTGCTCCTATTTTGGAAAAGAAAATTCAAAATATTAAAGAGTCAGGTGCAGATGTCGTGGCTTTAGATTGTCCTGGATGCTTAATGCAAATCAAAGGTGGATTGGATGCCCGTGGAATTGATGATATAAAAGTAAAACATACAGCTGAAATTATTGCAGAGAAAAGGGGACTAATTTAA
- a CDS encoding LutC/YkgG family protein — MKSITDDLYESFKKNLESVNGTCIRTPKAELGKVITELFKEHKIDSISLFESPMLKEAGVASSLQQNGITVHTDHIRLHAETDKGGLSEAQHGIAELGTIVQEQDDADGRMVATMSEYYIGVVKGSTVVPTYDDMFDILSGMKKIPNFVGFITGPSRTADIECVGTVGVHGPIDVSIVIVDDE; from the coding sequence ATGAAGAGTATTACAGATGATTTGTATGAGAGCTTCAAAAAAAACTTGGAAAGTGTAAACGGAACCTGTATACGTACACCAAAAGCAGAACTGGGAAAAGTAATTACAGAATTGTTTAAAGAACATAAGATTGATTCAATATCTTTATTTGAATCCCCTATGTTAAAGGAAGCAGGAGTTGCTTCCTCTCTTCAACAAAATGGAATTACTGTACACACAGATCATATTCGCCTTCATGCAGAAACTGATAAGGGCGGACTATCAGAAGCACAACATGGAATTGCAGAACTTGGTACAATAGTACAGGAACAAGATGATGCAGATGGAAGAATGGTAGCTACAATGTCTGAATATTATATAGGAGTAGTAAAAGGTTCTACTGTTGTTCCCACTTATGATGATATGTTTGATATTTTAAGTGGAATGAAAAAAATTCCAAACTTTGTTGGTTTCATAACTGGTCCAAGCCGTACAGCAGATATTGAATGTGTAGGAACTGTTGGTGTTCATGGCCCAATTGATGTATCTATTGTAATTGTAGATGATGAATAG